A genomic stretch from Sulfurihydrogenibium azorense Az-Fu1 includes:
- a CDS encoding YraN family protein has translation MNKREKGKKNEDLAVEFLKSKGYNILQRNFYTRSGEIDIVALKDDTVVFVEVRSLSKCYFGLPQESINKTKIKKIVKAAQQFLYKYNLTGKNVRFDVVAIFQDSITHIENAFTLDYL, from the coding sequence TTGAATAAAAGAGAAAAAGGTAAGAAAAACGAAGATTTAGCTGTAGAGTTTTTAAAGAGTAAAGGTTATAACATTTTACAGAGGAACTTTTACACAAGGTCTGGTGAGATAGATATAGTTGCTCTAAAAGATGATACAGTTGTATTTGTTGAAGTCAGAAGTTTATCTAAATGTTATTTCGGACTGCCACAGGAAAGTATAAATAAAACAAAGATAAAAAAGATTGTAAAAGCAGCTCAGCAGTTTTTATACAAATACAATCTAACTGGTAAAAACGTTAGGTTTGACGTTGTTGCAATTTTTCAAGATAGTATAACTCACATAGAAAACGCTTTTACCCTTGATTACTTATAA
- a CDS encoding EAL domain-containing protein encodes MNFSVCPHDTEKGLKFWEDFIKKVEEKINEKIDFKPFKSFEEEKELLDTKLHHIYYANSEIAIQLYQKGYKPVARFKGQKDTFFVIGRDESVFNKSYVKIATAVSNPPAYGLLNHNFEEVEVILTKTWQEVFELVKEGKVDLGVIYNQTWEQIENKEGVKIISSTMLETSHFFMSHPSVYDKVKPVLLSFDFLEEATDEDIIRTIEVFIRFNILVKRWEEHDIAKAILNINDVGVVIYQEKIVYINDYVTKISGYSKEEILSKSILDFICDKDREKVIPIVEKRLKGERFQTSHNEVRVVTKSGKILILTVFSNTILYKGKYSGFLIFFDITKQKKYERLYHLLREVNQAITLSLTEEDMFEKVSKALVEKIGLKFVWVGTKESEDNPYFKVLYKYGEDKGYLEEVKISWREDLPTGRGPTGTAFRTDNIFIISNTQTDPRFIPWREYTKERNFLSTAAIPLKDESGKVKYVINMYSPEPEFFDEELVSVLQELKQDLEFVVKRLNEIRKNIIISKAIENSDSWVLVTDENFNITYVNDTVCKLTGYSREELIGKNQRIFKSEIQPREFYEELYKTILSGKTFSAIFVNKKKNGELFYLKTTIYPVEIPPNIKRYLEIGTDITKEVELQHQISKLENHDTLTNLMNLKGFFLIVSERLKSLKLDGILALIDIKDFTFLNKTYGFEVGNFVLKQIASRLNLSFPDGLIARVAADEFGIFIEINKESEAIQLNQFINKLNHIFSEPILYDDKIINVSFNAGIALAPRDGDSLELLYENASTALAHSKLQGENVVVIFNKEIDDKIKNISFAKQLIERALNENLFTLYYQPFFNTKTLKLEGFEGLVRIKDKDGKIYTPNIFIDVLENSKYLMDYEKWLLQEITQKARKWHVPISFNASANSFKNKDYINYLSSINPNLNLIMEITERVLMINPEDTKELLSKIKKETALKIAVDDFGIEYSSLKYIKDLPIDEIKIDISFTKEIVDDLKTRSIVKAIITLAKELGVKTLAEGVETEEQLKILRDLGCDYLQGYLLGKPMPEEEAEKLISNQG; translated from the coding sequence ATGAACTTTTCTGTATGTCCTCATGATACTGAAAAGGGACTTAAATTTTGGGAAGATTTTATTAAAAAGGTTGAAGAAAAAATTAATGAAAAGATAGATTTTAAACCTTTTAAATCCTTTGAGGAAGAAAAGGAATTACTTGATACTAAATTACATCACATTTACTATGCTAATTCTGAAATAGCTATACAACTCTACCAAAAAGGCTATAAACCCGTAGCAAGATTTAAAGGACAAAAAGATACCTTCTTTGTAATAGGAAGAGATGAATCAGTTTTTAATAAAAGTTATGTAAAGATTGCAACAGCTGTATCAAACCCTCCTGCATATGGCTTGTTAAACCATAATTTTGAAGAGGTAGAGGTAATTCTTACAAAAACTTGGCAGGAAGTTTTTGAACTTGTTAAGGAGGGTAAAGTTGATTTAGGAGTAATATATAATCAAACTTGGGAACAGATAGAAAATAAAGAAGGTGTTAAAATAATTAGTTCTACGATGCTTGAAACTTCTCACTTTTTTATGTCCCATCCTTCTGTTTACGATAAGGTAAAGCCTGTTTTATTGTCCTTTGATTTTTTAGAAGAAGCTACAGACGAAGATATTATAAGAACAATAGAAGTTTTCATTAGATTTAACATACTGGTAAAAAGATGGGAAGAACACGACATAGCAAAAGCTATATTAAACATAAATGATGTAGGAGTTGTTATTTATCAAGAAAAGATTGTTTACATTAACGATTATGTAACTAAGATTTCAGGATATTCAAAAGAGGAAATACTATCAAAATCTATTTTAGACTTTATCTGTGACAAAGATAGAGAAAAAGTAATTCCTATTGTAGAGAAAAGATTAAAAGGAGAAAGGTTTCAAACTTCACACAATGAAGTTAGGGTTGTAACTAAAAGTGGAAAAATTTTAATCTTGACTGTTTTCAGTAATACCATCCTGTACAAAGGGAAATACTCAGGATTTTTGATATTTTTTGATATTACAAAACAAAAAAAATACGAAAGACTTTATCATCTATTGAGAGAAGTTAACCAAGCTATTACACTTTCACTAACAGAAGAAGATATGTTTGAAAAAGTAAGTAAGGCTTTAGTTGAAAAAATAGGACTTAAATTTGTTTGGGTTGGCACCAAAGAAAGTGAAGATAATCCATACTTTAAAGTTTTGTATAAGTACGGAGAAGATAAAGGATACCTTGAGGAAGTCAAAATATCTTGGAGAGAAGATCTGCCAACCGGAAGAGGTCCTACTGGAACTGCATTTAGAACAGATAATATTTTTATAATATCAAACACCCAAACAGACCCAAGATTTATACCTTGGAGAGAGTACACAAAGGAAAGGAACTTTTTGTCTACAGCTGCTATTCCTTTAAAAGATGAAAGTGGAAAAGTTAAATACGTAATTAATATGTATTCTCCTGAGCCTGAGTTTTTTGACGAAGAACTTGTATCTGTTTTACAAGAGTTAAAACAAGATTTAGAGTTTGTAGTAAAAAGACTAAATGAAATCAGAAAAAATATAATAATATCAAAGGCTATTGAAAACTCTGATTCTTGGGTGTTGGTTACAGACGAAAACTTTAACATAACTTATGTTAACGATACAGTATGTAAATTAACTGGCTACTCAAGAGAAGAGCTTATAGGTAAAAATCAAAGAATTTTCAAATCAGAAATACAACCACGAGAGTTTTATGAAGAGTTGTACAAAACAATACTATCTGGAAAAACTTTTTCAGCTATATTTGTAAATAAGAAAAAGAACGGAGAGCTTTTCTATTTAAAAACAACAATATATCCAGTGGAAATACCACCAAATATAAAAAGGTATTTAGAAATAGGTACAGACATTACAAAAGAGGTTGAATTACAGCATCAAATATCAAAACTTGAAAACCACGATACTTTAACGAACTTAATGAACCTAAAAGGATTTTTCTTAATAGTATCAGAGAGGTTAAAAAGTTTAAAACTCGATGGAATTTTAGCTTTAATAGACATTAAAGATTTTACTTTTTTAAATAAAACTTACGGATTTGAAGTTGGAAATTTTGTGTTAAAACAAATAGCAAGTAGACTTAACCTTTCTTTTCCTGATGGGTTAATAGCAAGGGTTGCAGCTGATGAATTTGGAATTTTTATAGAGATAAACAAAGAAAGTGAGGCTATCCAGCTAAACCAATTTATTAATAAATTAAATCACATTTTCTCAGAGCCAATACTTTATGATGATAAAATAATTAACGTATCTTTTAATGCTGGTATAGCTTTAGCACCAAGAGACGGAGATAGTTTAGAATTACTGTATGAAAATGCTTCTACAGCTTTAGCTCATTCAAAATTACAAGGAGAAAACGTTGTAGTAATATTTAACAAAGAGATAGATGACAAAATTAAAAATATTTCTTTTGCAAAGCAGCTTATAGAAAGAGCATTAAACGAGAATTTATTTACCCTCTACTATCAACCATTTTTTAATACCAAGACTTTAAAGTTAGAAGGGTTTGAAGGGTTAGTTAGAATAAAGGACAAAGATGGAAAGATATACACTCCAAATATTTTTATAGATGTTCTTGAAAACAGTAAATACCTAATGGATTATGAAAAATGGCTTTTACAAGAGATAACTCAGAAAGCAAGAAAGTGGCATGTACCTATATCTTTTAATGCTTCAGCTAACAGTTTTAAAAACAAAGATTATATAAACTACCTTTCTTCTATAAACCCTAACCTTAATCTAATAATGGAAATTACAGAAAGAGTTTTGATGATAAATCCAGAAGACACAAAAGAATTACTCAGTAAAATTAAAAAAGAGACTGCCTTAAAAATAGCTGTTGATGATTTTGGAATAGAGTACTCCTCGTTAAAGTATATAAAAGATCTTCCTATAGATGAGATAAAGATAGATATATCCTTTACAAAAGAGATTGTAGACGATTTAAAGACGAGGTCTATAGTAAAAGCAATTATAACCCTTGCAAAAGAGTTAGGAGTTAAAACACTGGCAGAAGGGGTAGAGACAGAAGAACAGTTAAAGATACTAAGGGATTTAGGTTGTGATTATCTTCAAGGTTATCTTCTTGGTAAACCTATGCCTGAAGAAGAAGCTGAAAAACTTATAAGTAATCAAGGGTAA
- a CDS encoding FAD-binding oxidoreductase codes for MFKIKPVEKIPVPENVKRYLKEAIGEHKVLDDEMDRMLYSYDATRLSVPPDVVVIPESEEDVQKVVKICYENDIPITPRGAGSGYTGGSIPVKGGVLISFEKMDKILWIDEDNAVAKVQPGVITYKLQQAVEKRGLFYPPDPASYKFCTLGGNVAENAGGPRCVKYGVTREYIMELDTVIYTGDIIHTGRITLKDVAGYDITRLLIGSEGTLGIFTGITVKLIPKPKAKKTVKAVYMDLESVGKTVKDIFKAGISPSALEFMDKLAINAVEDFGHFGLPRDAEVILLIEVDGHPKALEDEITEVARICEQNGAKVEIAKTDREAEKLWEARRSLSPAVAKLGRTKINEDIVFPRSYLPEALPRLREIGKKYNLKMVNFGHIGDGNVHANFMINGLDPDEVARAEKAVEEVFELALSYRGSITGEHGVGITKAEFMRKQFSPQEMEIMRKIKRVWDPKNLINPGKMDLD; via the coding sequence ATGTTTAAAATAAAACCAGTTGAAAAAATACCTGTACCAGAAAATGTTAAAAGATACTTAAAAGAAGCTATTGGAGAGCATAAAGTATTAGACGATGAGATGGATAGGATGCTTTACTCCTACGATGCAACAAGACTTAGCGTTCCTCCAGATGTGGTAGTTATTCCGGAAAGTGAAGAAGATGTTCAGAAAGTTGTAAAGATATGTTATGAAAATGATATTCCTATAACACCACGGGGAGCTGGTTCTGGATACACGGGAGGTTCTATTCCTGTTAAAGGTGGTGTTTTAATATCTTTTGAGAAGATGGATAAAATCCTTTGGATTGATGAAGATAACGCAGTTGCCAAAGTTCAACCCGGAGTAATAACCTATAAACTCCAGCAAGCTGTGGAAAAAAGAGGCCTTTTTTATCCGCCAGACCCTGCAAGTTATAAGTTCTGTACCTTAGGGGGAAATGTTGCAGAAAACGCAGGTGGTCCAAGGTGTGTTAAGTATGGAGTCACTAGAGAGTATATAATGGAGCTTGATACTGTTATATACACAGGAGATATAATACACACTGGAAGAATAACTTTAAAAGATGTTGCAGGGTATGACATTACAAGACTTTTAATAGGAAGTGAGGGAACTTTAGGAATATTTACAGGAATAACTGTAAAACTTATTCCAAAGCCAAAGGCTAAAAAAACGGTAAAAGCTGTGTATATGGATTTAGAGTCCGTTGGTAAAACAGTCAAAGATATATTTAAAGCAGGAATATCTCCATCTGCACTGGAGTTTATGGACAAACTTGCAATAAATGCAGTTGAAGATTTTGGACATTTTGGACTTCCAAGGGATGCAGAAGTAATACTACTGATAGAAGTTGATGGTCATCCTAAAGCGTTAGAAGATGAGATAACAGAAGTAGCAAGAATCTGTGAGCAAAACGGTGCAAAAGTTGAGATAGCTAAAACAGACAGGGAAGCTGAAAAACTTTGGGAAGCAAGAAGATCTTTATCTCCTGCAGTTGCAAAACTAGGTAGAACAAAGATAAACGAAGATATAGTATTCCCAAGAAGCTACCTTCCCGAAGCTCTACCAAGACTTAGAGAGATAGGTAAAAAGTATAATCTAAAGATGGTTAACTTTGGACATATAGGAGATGGAAACGTCCATGCAAACTTTATGATAAACGGTTTAGACCCTGATGAGGTAGCAAGGGCAGAGAAAGCTGTTGAAGAGGTTTTTGAACTTGCGTTGTCTTACAGAGGATCTATAACAGGGGAACACGGTGTAGGAATAACAAAAGCAGAGTTTATGAGAAAACAGTTTTCACCACAAGAGATGGAGATAATGAGAAAGATAAAAAGAGTCTGGGATCCAAAGAACCTTATAAACCCGGGTAAAATGGATTTAGATTAA
- the rpmB gene encoding 50S ribosomal protein L28: MAVCQVCGKKTVFGNTVAHSATTERRTWKPNLRRVRVILEDGSTKRIYVCAKCLKAGKVKKAV; this comes from the coding sequence ATGGCTGTTTGTCAAGTATGCGGAAAAAAGACAGTGTTTGGTAATACTGTAGCTCACTCAGCAACTACAGAAAGAAGAACATGGAAACCAAACCTAAGAAGAGTTAGAGTTATTTTAGAAGATGGGTCTACAAAAAGAATTTACGTCTGTGCTAAATGCTTAAAAGCCGGAAAAGTTAAAAAAGCAGTTTAA
- the obgE gene encoding GTPase ObgE, translating to MFIDKAKIFVKAGDGGNGCVAFHREKFVPMGGPSGGDGGKGGDVILVADSHLQTLMDFKYKRHYKAEKGQHGQGGNKKGKDGEDLIIKVPVGTVVKDAQTGEILADLVEEGQSVIVAKGGRGGKGNAAFKSPTNQAPLTAEPGEKGEEKWIELELKLLADVGIIGFPNAGKSTLISVLSKAKPKIADYPFTTLTPVLGVLQLDVDDFLVLADIPGLIEGASEGHGLGHEFLRHIERTKFLIHLIDVSDFRERDPIDAFNIINKELENYSPDLLKKPQIVVANKIDALSDKSLIDKLEKYFAEKGYPFVAVSLITKEGVDKLINILREKKKEWISNLEKKDESTVLGNT from the coding sequence ATGTTTATAGACAAAGCTAAGATATTTGTTAAAGCAGGAGATGGTGGAAACGGTTGTGTTGCTTTTCATAGGGAGAAGTTTGTCCCTATGGGAGGACCATCAGGAGGAGATGGAGGAAAAGGTGGAGATGTTATTTTAGTGGCAGACAGCCATCTCCAAACTCTTATGGATTTTAAATATAAGAGACACTACAAAGCAGAAAAAGGACAGCACGGTCAAGGTGGAAATAAAAAGGGGAAAGATGGAGAAGATTTAATCATAAAAGTTCCCGTTGGAACCGTTGTAAAAGATGCTCAAACAGGAGAAATACTGGCAGACCTTGTAGAGGAAGGACAGTCTGTTATAGTTGCCAAAGGTGGGAGAGGTGGTAAAGGAAACGCAGCTTTTAAAAGTCCTACAAATCAAGCTCCTTTAACTGCAGAGCCTGGAGAAAAAGGAGAAGAAAAATGGATAGAACTTGAGTTAAAATTGCTCGCAGATGTAGGAATAATAGGTTTTCCAAACGCTGGAAAATCTACATTAATATCAGTACTATCAAAAGCAAAACCAAAAATAGCAGACTATCCATTTACAACCTTAACACCAGTCTTAGGTGTTTTACAACTTGATGTAGATGACTTTTTGGTGTTGGCAGACATTCCCGGACTTATAGAGGGAGCTTCTGAGGGACATGGACTTGGACATGAATTTTTAAGACATATAGAAAGAACCAAATTTTTAATACATCTGATAGATGTCTCAGACTTTAGAGAGAGAGACCCAATAGATGCGTTCAACATAATCAACAAGGAGTTGGAAAACTACTCACCAGACCTTTTAAAAAAGCCTCAGATAGTAGTTGCAAATAAGATAGACGCTTTAAGTGATAAATCTTTAATAGATAAACTTGAAAAGTACTTTGCAGAAAAAGGTTATCCATTTGTAGCTGTATCCCTAATAACGAAAGAAGGAGTAGATAAACTTATAAACATACTAAGAGAAAAGAAGAAAGAATGGATATCAAACTTGGAGAAAAAAGATGAAAGTACTGTTTTGGGGAACACCTGA